The following coding sequences are from one Xiphophorus couchianus chromosome 22, X_couchianus-1.0, whole genome shotgun sequence window:
- the heatr5b gene encoding HEAT repeat-containing protein 5B isoform X1, producing the protein MELAHSLLLNEDALAQITEAKRPVFIFEWLRFLDKVLVAANKVDVKEKQKKLVEQLTGLISSAPGPPTRKLLAKNLATLYSIGDTFTVFQTLDKCNEIIKSKDDTPAYLPTKLAAVACVGAFYEKMGRMLGSSFPDTINNLLKALKSAESQGRGEILLSLQKVLSGLGGAAASCHRDIYKNARSLLTDRSMAVRCAVAKCLLELQNEAVFMWTTELENVATLCFKALEGSNYGVRVAVAKLLGTVMATALMPKQAAVMRQNVKRATLDEVLELMATGFLRGGSGFLKSGGEMLKGGASVSREVRVGVTQAYVVFVTTLGGQWLERNFATFLSHVLDLVSHPRATQTHVEAVYSRRCVSFMLRATLGGLLGEKAQIAAGKEICQAISKQMRAVGKEDGGEISRFRALQKAVVNDISGENKAGAADVSASQHVMVCALKELGSLVQSLSATASPLIQEPSIGLLETVTSVLLHPSMAARLAAAWCLRCVAVALPYQLSPLLDRCAERINNLKSSPEAVSGYSFAMAALLGGVHQCPLGIPHSKGKLVVSIAEDLLRTAAQNSRLSLQRTQAGWLLLGALMTLGSSLVRYHLPKMLLLWRNVFPRSQKELEAEKAKGDSFTWQVTLEGRAGALCAMRSFVAHCPELLTEDVIRRLMTPIECAMTMMSQVPAITKVHGAHLKASAAMVRLRLYDILALLPPKTYEGSFNALLRELVAEFTLTDNSANTTTSLLRSLCHYDDSVLMGSWLQETDHKSIEDQLQPNSASGSGALEHDPSSIYLRVPVGEAIPGPLPLGVSVIDASVALFGVVFPHVSFKHRLQMLDHFAECIKQAKGVRQQAVQLNIFTAVLSALKGLAENKSTLGPEEVRKSALALVMGALDNPNPILRCAAGEALGRMAQVVGEATFIARMAQTSFDKLKSARDVVSRTGHSLALGCLHRYVGGIGSGQHLKTSVSILLALAQDGSSHEVQTWSLHSLALIVDSSGPMYRGYVEPTLSLVLTLLLTVPPSHTEVHQCLGRCLGALITTVGPELQGNGATISTIRSSCLVGCAIMQDHSDSLVQAAAISCLQQLHMFAPRHVNLSSLVPCLCVHLCSSHLLLRRAAVACLRQLAQREAAEVCEYAMSLAKKAGDGKDNATINLNITETGLEGVLFGMLDRETDRKLCSDIHDTLGHMLSSLAVEKLSHWLKLCKDVLAATTDVGGAVAFEVEKDEEDSEKKDEMDDDTMFTGLGDDDKSKPSVAPRWVTRVFAADCLCRIILLCENADKAHFDLATARSAQAKNPKGDLLVLHLSDLIRMAFMAATDHSNQLRMAGLQALEDIIKKFASVPEPEFPGHVILEQYQANVGAALRPAFSPDTPSDITAKACQVCSTWIGSGVVSDLNDLRRVHNLLVSSLDKVQSGKSSSSQLYSESATTMEKLAVLKAWAEVYVMAMKIKKEAEAKPAKPVRRGDEDEDEDDLGADVLPPDSLITLVQPELPSLSRLWLAMLRDYALLTLPAEFSSQLPPDGGAFYTPETIDTARLHYRSSWAPVLHAVALWLNSNGFEVNDNQEDLSSTPSKVPNALQGSSSSGKMLEDLVKDRMHLMLGVSIEFLCFPRPEEPIEHVMSCLQALFTLLETPCAKTHMAEDQLLAVELLNVLHRLLLTRDPPAVQLQVTAVVQETIRAAVDHLQQQRANRGKEDEGEKDSLTGLGEGGDTGELVPGKSLVYAAMELLVFILVRHIPQLNSRVKESPSHAPLRPQRLPDESARLVANTISILAELPSLCSPTGATTILPTVLFLITGVLKETAIKAADNSVPVPVSAALQGIKTIITSPLAREESIQTQWTTLVRSSLASVLEYSHPDESRPDMDEVSMLTAITLFLLSASSELVGVIVLQKGCMDRFRNALNSSDPWVQARCYQLLLSVFQHSNRALSTPYIHALAPLMVEKLKAVERSRPGTAAELQAVQEGIRVLENLVSMGEEKNRVQLLALLVPTLISYLLDENAISSAPQVSKNLHDFALQNLMRIGPLYPAAFKTVIGAAPELKMRLESAIRANQASSKAKAAARQAQPTVQAAPTIKLKTSFF; encoded by the exons ATGGAGCTGGCTCACAGTCTGCTGCTCAATGAGGATGCTCTGGCTCAGATCACTGAAGCAAAGAGACCAGTCTTCATCTTCGAATGGCTTCGATTCCTGGATAAAGTGCTTGTGGCAGCAAATAAG GTGGATGTgaaggagaagcagaagaagctgGTGGAACAGTTAACAGGACTGATCAGCAGCGCCCCTGGACCACCAACTAGAAAACTGCTGGCTAAAAACCTTGCTACTCTCTACAGCATTGGCGATACCTTCACCGTGTTCCAGACTCTGGATAAATGCAATGAGATCATTAAAAGCAAGGATGACACACCTGCATACTTACCAACAAAACT TGCTGCAGTGGCGTGTGTTGGAGCATTTTATGAAAAGATGGGCCGGATGTTGGGAAGCTCATTTCCAGACACCATTAATAATCTCCTGAAAGCTCTAAAGAGTGCAGAG TCCCAAGGCAGAGGAGAGATCCTGCTCAGCCTGCAGAAGGTGCTGAGTGGACTGGGTGGAGCTGCAGCTTCATGTCACAGAGACATCTACAAGAATGCTCGCTCCCTGCTCACAGACAGATCCATGGCCGTCCGCTGTGCGGTAGCCAAG TgcctgctggagctgcagaatGAGGCGGTGTTCATGTGGACGACAGAACTGGAGAACGTGgccactttgtgttttaaagccTTGGAAGGCTCCAACTATGGTGTTCGGGTGGCAGTGGCCAAACTGCTGGGAACCGTCATGGCAACGGCTCTCATGCCCAAACAAGCTGCAG TGATGCGTCAGAACGTGAAGCGGGCCACACTGGACGAGGTTCTAGAGCTGATGGCCACCGGATTCCTAAGGGGTGGATCTGGCTTCCTGAAGAGTGGAGGGGAGATGCTGAAGGGTGGGGCGTCGGTCAGCAGGGAGGTTCGAGTCGGGGTCACACAG GCTTACGTTGTCTTTGTGACCACACTGGGTGGTCAGTGGCTGGAGCGCAATTTTGCCACATTTCTGTCCCACGTTCTGGACCTCGTGTCTCACCCGCGGGCCACCCAGACACACGTGGAAGCTGTGTACTCGCGGCGCTGTGTGTCTTTCATGCTGCGTGCCACCTTGGGGGGGTTACTGGGAGAAAAAGCTCAGATTGCCGCCGGCAAAGAAATCTGCCAAGCCATCAGCAAACAAATGAGGGCTGTGGGTAAGGAGGATGGGGGGGAAATATCACGGTTCAGAGCATTACAGA AGGCGGTAGTGAACGACATCAGTGGGGAGAACAAGGCAGGGGCAGCGGACGTCTCTGCCAGTCAGCATGTTATGGTGTGCGCCCTGAAAGAGCTAGGCAGTTTAGTGCAGAGCTTGAGTGCCACGGCTTCTCCGCTCATCCAGGAGCCTTCGATTG GGCTTCTGGAAACTGTAACCTCGGTGCTGCTGCACCCGAGCATGGCAGCGCGCCTGGCGGCTGCGTGGTGTCTGCGCTGTGTGGCTGTGGCTCTGCCCTATCAGCTGTCTCCGCTGCTGGACCGCTGCGCTGAGAGAATCAACAACCTGAAGAGTTCTCCAGAGGCCGTGAGCGGCTACAGCTTCGCAATGGCCGCTCTACTGGGAGGTGTACACCAGTGTCCACTGGGTATTCCTCACTCCAAGGGCAAG CTGGTGGTGAGCATAGCTGAGGACCTCCTGCGTACTGCGGCTCAGAACAGCCGGCTGTCCCTGCAGCGCACGCAGGCTGGATGGCTCCTGCTGGGGGCCCTCATGACTTTAG gTTCCTCACTCGTCCGCTACCACCTTcccaaaatgctgctgctgtggagGAACGTGTTTCCACGCTCCCAGAAGGAGCTGGAGGCTGAAAAGGCCAAAGGAGACTCCTTCACCTGGCAGGTCACTTTGGAGGGCCGGGCCGGAGCGCTGTGTG CTATGCGCAGCTTTGTGGCGCACTGTCCCGAGCTTCTCACTGAAGATGTAATCCGTAGACTCATGACTCCCATTGAATGTGCAATGACCATGATGTCACA GGTCCCTGCCATCACTAAAGTCCATGGTGCTCACTTAAAAGCAAGTGCAGCAATGGTGAGACTCAGGTTGTATGACATCTTGGCCCTCCTGCCTCCTAAGACGTATGAAG GCAGCTTCAATGCTCTTCTGAGGGAACTGGTGGCAGAGTTCACTTTGACTGACAACTCTGCCAACACCACCACGTCACTGTTGCGCTCTTTGTGTCACTATGACGACAGTGTGCTCATGGGCTCCTGGCTGCAGGAAACTGACCACAAGTCCATCGAGGATCAA CTGCAGCCCAACAGCGCCTCTGGCAGCGGCGCTCTGGAGCATGACCCCTCGTCTATCTACCTGCGTGTTCCCGTTGGTGAGGCCATTCCTGGGCCTCTGCCTCTGGGCGTGTCTGTCATTGACGCTTCCGTTGCTCTGTTTGGCGTGGTTTTCCCTCACGTCTCCTTCAAACACAG GCTGCAGATGCTAGACCACTTTGCAGAGTGCATAAAGCAGGCCAAAGGAGTTCGACAGCAGGCGGTTCAGCTGAACATCTTCACTGCAGTGCTTAGTGCTCTCAAG GGTTTGGCTGAGAACAAGAGCACTTTGGGCCCAGAGGAGGTGCGCAAGTCAGCTCTGGCCCTGGTGATGGGAGCTTTGGACAATCCTAATCCCATTTTGCGTTGTGCTGCTGGAGAGGCTTTGGGCAGGATGGCTCAGGTGGTAGGAGAGGCCACATTCATCGCCAGAATGGCACAGACCAGCTTTGACAA GCTGAAGTCGGCTCGTGATGTGGTGTCAAGAACGGGCCATTCATTGGCTCTTGGCTGTCTTCATCGATACGTCGGAGGGATCGGCTCTGGGCAGCACTTGAAGACCAGTGTCAGCATCCTGTTGGCTCTTGCTCAGGATGGATCTTCCCATGAAGTTCAG ACCTGGTCTCTGCACTCTCTGGCTCTTATCGTGGATTCTAGCGGGCCAATGTATCGAGGTTACGTGGAGCCCACGCTCTCCTTGGTGCTCACGCTGCTCCTTACGGTGCCGCCTTCTCACACAGAGGTCCACCAGTGTTTGGGTCGCTGCTTGGGAGCTCTGATCACCACTGTTGGACCAGAATTACAAG GAAATGGAGCAACTATTTCCACCATCCGCTCGTCCTGCCTGGTCGGTTGTGCCATCATGCAGGATCACTCTGACTCCCTGGTACAGGCAGCTGCCATCTCTTGTTTGCAGCAGCTGCACATGTTTGCTCCTCGACACGTGAACCTGTCCAGCCTGGTGCCCTGCCTCTGT GTGCACTTGTGCAGTTCTCACTTATTATTGCGTCGTGCTGCCGTAGCATGCCTTAGACAGCTCGCACAGCGGGAGGCCGCAGAGGTGTGCGAGTACGCCATGAGTCTGGCAAAGAAAGCAGGAGATGGCAAGGACAATGCAACCATCA ATCTAAATATAACTGAAACCGGGTTGGAAGGCGTTCTGTTTGGCATGCTGGATCGAGAGACGGACAGGAAGTTGTGTTCTGACATCCATGACACACTGGGGCACATGCTGTCATCTCTCGCTGTGGAGAAGCTTTCTCACTGGCTCAAACTCTGCAAAGACGTCCTCGCGGCAACAACGG ACGTGGGGGGAGCCGTGGCATTTGAGGTGGAAAAGGATGAGGAGGACTCTGAGAAAAAAGACGAGATGGACGACGACACCATGTTCACAGGCCTGGGTGACGATGACAAGTCCAAGCCCTCTGTGGCGCCTCGCTGGGTGACGCGGGTGTTTGCTGCCGACTGCTTGTGCCGCATCATCCTGCTATGTGAGAATGCAGACAAGGCACACTTCGACCTGGCAACTGCTCGCTCTGCTCAAGCAAAGAACCCCAAAG GAGATCTGTTGGTGCTCCATCTGTCTGACCTGATCCGTATGGCCTTTATGGCAGCCACCGACCACAGCAACCAGCTGAGGATGGCTGGTCTGCAGGCCCTGGAAgacataattaaaaagtttgCGTCCGTACCAGAGCCTGAGTTTCCAGGTCATGTTATTTTGGAGCAGTACCAGGCCAAT GTTGGCGCTGCCCTGAGACCTGCTTTTTCTCCTGATACACCATCTGATATAACAGCAAAGGCATGCCAG GTATGCAGTACGTGGATTGGTAGTGGTGTAGTCAGCGACCTCAATGACCTGCGGCGAGTCCACAATCTGCTGGTCTCCTCGCTGGACAAGGTGCAGTCTGGGAAGAGCTCCTCCAGTCAGCTGTACAGTGAGAGTGCCACCACCATGGAAAAGCTGGCCGTGCTAAAGGCTTGGGCCGAG GTGTACGTAATGGCAATGAAAATCAAGAAGGAGGCAGAGGCTAAACCTGCCAAGCCGGTTAGAAGGGGAGATGAGGATGAAGACGAGGATGACCTGGGTGCAGATGTGCTTCCTCCAGACAGCCTCATTACCTTAGTGCAGCCGGAGCTGCCTTCACTGAGCCGACTCTGGCTGGCCATGCTGCGAGACTACGCGCTGCTCACTCTGCCTGCTGAGTTCTCAAGTCAGCTCCCACCTGATG GCGGAGCGTTTTATACCCCAGAGACAATAGATACAGCGAGACTCCACTACCGCAGCTCTTGGGCCCCTGTGCTGCATGCTGTGGCCCTCTGGTTGAACAGCAATGGGTTTGAAGTTAATGATAATCAAGAGGATCTCTCATCAACTCCTTCCAAAGTTCCCAATGCTCTTCAGGGAAGCTCTTCCTCAGGAAAGATGCTGGAGGACTTGGTTAAAGACAGAATGCATCTTATGCTGG GTGTCAGCATAGAGTTCCTGTGCTTCCCGCGGCCCGAGGAGCCCATCGAACACGTGATGTCCTGCTTGCAGGCTCTGTTTACTCTGCTAGAAACTCCTTGTGCTAAGACACATATGGCAGAGGACCAG CTGCTGGCAGTGGAGCTCCTGAATGTGCTGCACAGACTGCTGCTGACGCGGGATCCTCCTGCAGTCCAGCTTCAGGTCACAGCGGTGGTGCAAGAGACCATCAGAGCTGCAGTGGACCACCTACAACAGCAAAGGGCCAACAGAG GCAAAGAAGATGAAGGTGAAAAAGATTCTCTGACCGGCTTAGGAGAAGGCGGGGACACGGGAGAGCTCGTACCTGGCAAGTCTCTGGTTTATGCAGCCATGGAGCTGCTTGTGTTCATCCTGGTGCGCCACATACCGCAGCTTAATTCCCGAGTGAAGGAGTCACCTAGCCATGCCCCTCTGAGGCCTCAGAGGCTACCAGACGAAAGCGCACGGCTGGTGGCAAACACGATCTCCATCCTGGCCGAGTTGCCTTCGCTGTGCTCTCCTACTG GAGCAACAACCATTCTTCCTACAGTGCTTTTCCTAATCACTGGGGTCCTAAAGGAAACTGCAATTAAAGCTGCTGACAACTCTGTGCCTGTACCTGTATCAGCCGCTCTGCAGGGCATTAAGACCATCATCACCTCACCATTGGCCCGGGAGGAGAGCATTCAGACTCAGTGGACCACCCTGGTCAGGAGCAGCCTGGCGTCTGTGCTTGAATACTCTCATCCAG ATGAGTCCAGACCTGACATGGATGAAGTCAGTATGTTGACAGCAATAACTCTCTTCCTGCTGTCAGCCAGTAGTGAGCTGGTGGGAGTCATCGTCCTGCAGAAAGGCTGCATGGACCGCTTCCGAAATGCCCTCAACTCTAGTGATCCCTGG GTTCAGGCCCGGTGTTACCAGCTGCTTCTGTCAGTGTTTCAACACTCCAACCGAGCTTTGTCCACTCCTTACATCCACGCCTTAGCTCCACTCATGGTGGAGAAGCTAAAGGCGGTGGAACGCAGTCGGCCGGGAACTGCTGCTGAGCTGCAGGCTGTGCAGGAGGGAATCAGGGTCCTAGAGAATCTGGTCAGCATGGGCGAAGAGAAGAACA GAGTGCAGCTGTTGGCTCTTCTTGTTCCTACTCTCATCTCTTACCTTTTGGATGAGAATGCGATCTCCTCCGCACCTCAAGTCTCTAAAAACCTGCACGATTTTGCCCTTCAAAACTTAATGCGAATTGGGCCTCTGTATCCAGCTGCCTTCAAGACCGTAATCGGTGCAGCACCTGAGCTTAAAATGCGTCTTGAGTCTGCTATTCGAGCTAACCAGGCGAGCagcaaagccaaagcagcagcAAGGCAAGCTCAGCCAACTGTGCAGGCTGCGCCGACTATTAAACTCAAGACGAGCTTCTTCTGA